Proteins co-encoded in one Stenotrophomonas maltophilia genomic window:
- a CDS encoding EF-hand domain-containing protein: protein MILRGKFSPRRKALLALVLIVLAWLGYAWYANLAITQGIEQKDMDWNGDGTVSRDEIIQSFYAVAVNDSQDGNRHCRTFVWRSTGEQIRVDCRTEFTPAEAKPAEQKK, encoded by the coding sequence ATGATCCTGCGCGGGAAATTCAGCCCGCGTCGCAAGGCGCTGCTGGCGCTGGTGCTGATCGTGCTGGCGTGGCTGGGCTATGCCTGGTACGCCAACCTGGCCATCACCCAGGGCATCGAGCAGAAGGACATGGACTGGAATGGCGATGGCACGGTCAGCCGTGACGAGATCATCCAGTCGTTCTACGCGGTGGCGGTGAATGACAGCCAGGACGGCAACCGCCATTGCCGCACCTTCGTCTGGCGCAGCACCGGTGAGCAGATCCGCGTGGACTGCCGCACCGAGTTCACGCCGGCCGAAGCGAAACCGGCCGAACAGAAGAAATAA
- a CDS encoding BolA family protein codes for MDADTIRNLIETGLPGARADVRGDDGVHFEATVVCEAFAGKMPLARHRMVYATLGDLMGGAIHALALKTVTPAEAG; via the coding sequence TTGGACGCCGACACCATCCGCAACCTGATCGAAACCGGCCTGCCCGGCGCCCGCGCCGATGTGCGTGGCGACGATGGCGTGCATTTCGAAGCGACCGTGGTCTGCGAGGCCTTTGCCGGCAAGATGCCGCTGGCCCGCCACCGGATGGTCTATGCCACCCTGGGCGACCTGATGGGCGGCGCGATCCACGCGCTGGCGCTGAAAACCGTGACCCCGGCCGAAGCCGGCTGA
- the hpf gene encoding ribosome hibernation-promoting factor, HPF/YfiA family: MRIETFGKDVEVTPALQSYVEEKLARIGKHFDQHCEARVTLKLQKTEHHVDASLNIPGQTLHAEAGGQTMYAAIDVLADKLDRLVIKHKEKKQQHAPLPVGDNGG, translated from the coding sequence ATGCGCATCGAAACGTTTGGCAAAGACGTCGAAGTCACCCCGGCCCTGCAGTCCTATGTAGAGGAGAAGCTGGCCCGGATCGGAAAACACTTCGACCAGCACTGCGAAGCGCGGGTGACCCTCAAGCTGCAGAAGACCGAGCACCACGTCGACGCCAGCCTCAACATTCCGGGGCAGACCCTGCACGCCGAGGCCGGCGGCCAGACCATGTATGCCGCGATCGACGTGCTTGCGGACAAGCTTGACCGTCTGGTGATCAAGCACAAGGAGAAAAAACAGCAGCACGCACCGCTGCCGGTGGGCGACAATGGCGGCTGA
- the lptB gene encoding LPS export ABC transporter ATP-binding protein produces MLVAQGLRKKYKQREVVKDFGLTLDAGEVVGLLGPNGAGKTTCFYMIVGLVAADAGSIVLDGKDITGDPMYTRAKQGVGYLPQEPSVFRKLTVADNIRLVLELREDLDSAGRERELNSLLDELQLGHVADQLGASLSGGERRRCEIARALAAQPRLILLDEPFAGVDPISVGEIQRIVTHLKQRGIGVLITDHNVRETLGICDRAYILAEGSVLAQGSPEAILDNADVRRVYLGDSFKL; encoded by the coding sequence ATGCTCGTCGCCCAGGGCCTGCGCAAGAAGTACAAGCAGCGCGAAGTCGTCAAGGACTTCGGGCTGACCCTCGACGCCGGCGAAGTGGTCGGCCTGCTGGGCCCCAACGGTGCCGGCAAGACCACCTGCTTCTACATGATCGTCGGCCTGGTCGCCGCCGATGCCGGCAGCATCGTGCTCGACGGCAAGGACATCACCGGCGACCCGATGTACACCCGCGCCAAGCAGGGCGTGGGCTACCTGCCGCAGGAACCGTCGGTGTTCCGCAAGCTGACCGTGGCCGACAACATCCGCCTGGTGCTGGAACTGCGCGAAGACCTGGATTCGGCCGGCCGCGAGCGCGAATTGAACAGCCTGCTCGACGAGCTGCAGCTGGGCCACGTCGCCGACCAGCTCGGCGCCAGCCTGTCCGGTGGCGAGCGCCGCCGTTGCGAGATCGCCCGCGCCCTGGCCGCACAGCCGCGCCTGATCCTGCTCGATGAACCGTTCGCCGGTGTCGACCCGATCTCGGTCGGCGAGATCCAGCGCATCGTCACCCATCTCAAGCAGCGCGGCATCGGTGTGTTGATCACCGACCACAACGTGCGCGAGACCTTGGGAATCTGTGACCGCGCGTATATCCTCGCCGAGGGCAGCGTGCTCGCGCAGGGGTCGCCGGAGGCGATCCTGGACAACGCCGACGTACGTCGCGTTTACCTTGGGGATTCCTTCAAGCTGTGA
- the lptA gene encoding lipopolysaccharide transport periplasmic protein LptA, which translates to MKIPFAAVLALGLLVPSAAFAKSTDRNEDMHIDSGAQSGMLTGDGKTVLSQGVIITQGTLDLRSSEAEIYLKDGEAVRVVFTGKQAKMKQQLDDGTWMDALADRIDYDIKTEIITLTGNYKVTSARGTNAGQRMVYNTRSGEMNSGGDGSRVRTVIPPKNKTPAAPAGSKK; encoded by the coding sequence ATGAAGATTCCCTTTGCAGCCGTACTCGCGCTCGGTCTTCTTGTGCCCAGCGCTGCCTTCGCCAAGTCCACCGACCGCAACGAAGACATGCACATCGATTCCGGCGCACAGTCGGGCATGCTCACCGGCGACGGCAAGACCGTGCTGTCGCAGGGCGTGATCATCACCCAGGGCACGCTGGACCTGCGCTCGTCCGAGGCCGAGATCTACCTCAAGGACGGTGAAGCGGTACGCGTGGTGTTCACCGGCAAGCAGGCCAAGATGAAGCAGCAGCTCGATGACGGCACCTGGATGGACGCGCTGGCCGACCGCATCGACTACGACATCAAGACCGAGATCATTACCCTGACCGGCAACTACAAGGTCACCAGCGCGCGCGGCACCAATGCCGGCCAGCGCATGGTGTACAACACCCGCAGCGGCGAGATGAACTCCGGTGGCGACGGCAGCCGCGTGCGTACCGTCATCCCGCCCAAGAACAAGACGCCGGCGGCGCCGGCCGGGAGCAAGAAGTAA
- a CDS encoding DUF3108 domain-containing protein: protein MKTTTLLSTSLLLSLAAFPGPGWGQAQAPATAPAAVPVVQAPAEPPVPMPPALAWEPPPLQPFSATYQAFYKGKEAGDASMQVTHTGGSQWRVDMQVVGRRGFASVLGLNIEQSTVFEERGGTYAPLSQSTVRKGLFLGKKAVGTYNWQAGTAQWSGDVKKDRAQPIPLQPGDQSALLINLAIMRDARPGAAMHYRYVDMGKVRQHDYQAAAQTENVEVGDLSYNALKVYRTNGGNNETILWIANGVPTPVRILQREDGEDRVDLRLIEYQGV from the coding sequence ATGAAGACCACGACCCTGCTGTCCACTTCATTGTTGCTGTCGCTTGCCGCGTTCCCCGGCCCGGGCTGGGGACAGGCGCAAGCGCCCGCCACAGCACCAGCTGCGGTGCCCGTGGTGCAGGCGCCGGCCGAACCGCCGGTGCCGATGCCTCCGGCCCTGGCCTGGGAGCCGCCGCCGTTGCAGCCGTTCAGCGCCACCTACCAGGCCTTCTACAAGGGCAAGGAGGCCGGCGACGCCAGCATGCAGGTCACCCACACCGGCGGCAGCCAATGGCGGGTGGACATGCAGGTGGTCGGCCGCCGCGGCTTTGCCAGCGTGCTGGGCCTGAACATCGAGCAGAGCACCGTGTTCGAGGAACGCGGCGGCACCTACGCGCCGCTCAGCCAGAGCACCGTGCGCAAGGGCCTGTTCCTGGGCAAGAAGGCAGTCGGCACCTACAACTGGCAGGCCGGCACCGCGCAGTGGAGCGGCGATGTGAAGAAGGACCGCGCGCAACCGATCCCGCTGCAGCCGGGCGACCAGAGCGCACTGCTGATCAACCTGGCGATCATGCGCGATGCGCGTCCGGGCGCGGCCATGCACTACCGCTACGTGGACATGGGCAAGGTCCGCCAGCATGACTACCAGGCGGCAGCGCAGACCGAGAACGTCGAGGTCGGCGACCTGTCCTACAACGCGCTGAAGGTGTACCGCACCAACGGCGGCAACAATGAAACCATTCTCTGGATCGCCAACGGTGTTCCCACCCCGGTGCGTATCCTGCAACGCGAAGACGGCGAAGACCGCGTCGACCTTCGACTGATCGAATACCAAGGAGTCTGA
- a CDS encoding PTS sugar transporter subunit IIA codes for MPLNDLLAAVQTQLCTATDRDSVLQAAAGLLACRQANAEQIYLNLCQREALGSTAIGHGIAIPHGRAPTLDRPRGALLRLATPVDFGGDEPVDLVFAIAVPAHYTHQHLMLLSELAELFSAPAIRQALRDAGDARALRQALDLPPPASAA; via the coding sequence ATGCCCCTGAATGACCTCCTGGCGGCCGTGCAGACCCAGCTCTGCACGGCCACCGACCGCGACAGCGTCCTGCAGGCCGCCGCCGGGTTGCTGGCCTGCCGCCAGGCCAACGCCGAACAGATCTACCTGAACCTGTGCCAGCGTGAAGCGCTGGGCAGCACGGCGATCGGTCACGGCATCGCCATCCCCCACGGCCGCGCGCCGACCCTGGACCGCCCACGCGGCGCCCTGCTGCGGTTGGCCACCCCGGTCGACTTCGGCGGCGACGAACCGGTCGACCTGGTATTTGCGATCGCCGTCCCCGCCCATTACACGCACCAGCACCTGATGCTGCTGTCCGAGCTGGCCGAACTGTTCTCCGCGCCGGCCATCCGCCAGGCGCTGCGTGACGCCGGCGACGCCCGGGCGCTGCGCCAGGCGCTGGACCTGCCCCCACCTGCGAGCGCCGCATGA
- the hprK gene encoding HPr(Ser) kinase/phosphatase — MNTSITARELFEQQRERLGLRWAAGQSGEKRELEAGNTVSRRPSLAGYLNAIYPNKVQILGTEELSWLDALEPRQRWETIEKIMQSHPLALVLTRNQPCPEDLRAAADESGTPLWLSPKRGHELLNHLSYHLARTLAPRVILHGVFMEIYSIGVLITGEAGSGKSELALELLSRGHRLVADDAPEFTQIAPDVLDGTCPELLQDLLEVRGLGVLNVREMFGDTAVKKNKYLRLIVHLTKPMTEPTPHGYERLTGDSGTRHVLDLDVPLITLPVMPGRNLAVLTEAATRLHILRTKGIDPAAMFIARHSNLLERRTP, encoded by the coding sequence ATGAATACCAGCATCACCGCACGCGAACTGTTCGAACAGCAGCGCGAGCGGCTCGGCCTGCGCTGGGCCGCCGGCCAGTCCGGCGAAAAGCGCGAGCTGGAGGCCGGCAATACGGTCTCGCGGCGCCCGTCGCTGGCCGGCTACCTCAATGCGATCTACCCCAACAAGGTGCAGATCCTGGGCACCGAAGAGCTGTCCTGGCTGGATGCGCTGGAACCGCGCCAGCGCTGGGAAACGATCGAGAAGATCATGCAGTCGCATCCGCTGGCGCTGGTGCTGACCCGCAACCAGCCCTGTCCGGAAGACCTGCGCGCCGCCGCCGATGAATCCGGCACGCCGCTGTGGCTGTCACCCAAGCGCGGCCACGAGCTGCTCAACCATCTGTCCTACCACCTGGCGCGCACGCTGGCGCCACGGGTGATCCTGCATGGCGTGTTCATGGAGATCTACTCCATCGGCGTGCTGATCACCGGTGAGGCAGGCTCGGGCAAGAGCGAGCTGGCGCTGGAGCTGCTCAGCCGTGGCCACCGGCTGGTGGCCGACGACGCCCCCGAGTTCACCCAGATCGCCCCCGACGTGCTTGATGGCACCTGCCCTGAGCTGCTGCAGGACCTGCTGGAAGTGCGCGGTCTGGGCGTGCTGAACGTGCGCGAGATGTTCGGCGACACGGCTGTAAAGAAGAACAAGTACCTTCGGTTGATCGTCCACCTGACCAAGCCGATGACCGAACCCACGCCGCACGGCTACGAACGCCTGACCGGTGATTCGGGCACCCGCCATGTGCTGGACCTGGACGTGCCGCTGATCACCCTGCCGGTGATGCCGGGCCGCAACCTGGCCGTGCTGACCGAGGCGGCCACCCGTCTGCACATCCTGCGTACCAAGGGCATCGACCCGGCGGCGATGTTCATCGCCCGCCACAGCAACCTGCTGGAACGGCGAACGCCCTGA
- a CDS encoding KdsC family phosphatase — protein sequence MPWSPLSAFPAPLHATAAGIRLACFDVDGTLTDGRLYYDKDGNESKAYFVQDGLGLKLLQQHGIHPVLITARNSQSALKRGADLGIDTQIAVGDKLASVQTLCAKHGIGLGQVAFMGDDLPDLAPLGAVGLAVAPANAHPWIAERVHWQTRAEGGRGAARELCDILLAAQGHVDAALARFGA from the coding sequence ATGCCCTGGTCCCCCCTGTCCGCCTTTCCCGCTCCCCTGCACGCCACGGCGGCCGGCATCCGCCTGGCCTGCTTCGACGTGGACGGCACCCTCACCGACGGTCGGCTGTACTACGACAAGGACGGCAACGAGAGCAAGGCGTACTTCGTGCAGGATGGCCTGGGCCTGAAACTGCTGCAACAGCACGGCATCCACCCTGTGCTGATCACCGCGCGCAACAGCCAGTCCGCGCTCAAGCGCGGCGCCGACCTGGGTATCGATACCCAGATCGCGGTGGGCGACAAGCTGGCCAGCGTGCAGACGTTGTGCGCCAAGCACGGCATCGGGCTGGGGCAGGTGGCGTTCATGGGCGACGATCTGCCCGACCTGGCGCCGCTGGGCGCGGTGGGCCTGGCGGTGGCCCCGGCCAATGCCCACCCGTGGATTGCCGAACGCGTGCACTGGCAGACCCGGGCCGAGGGCGGTCGTGGCGCGGCCCGTGAACTGTGCGACATCCTGCTGGCCGCACAGGGCCACGTGGACGCCGCACTGGCGAGGTTCGGCGCATGA
- a CDS encoding KpsF/GutQ family sugar-phosphate isomerase encodes MAESLLPPRSVDPASLVASGRRVFEIEQQALDAVADRLGEAFQQACQAILASRGRVVATGMGKSGHIARKIAATLASTGTPAFYVHPGEAGHGDLGMITEDDVVLALSYSGESDEVLMLLPVLKRQGNVLISMTGRAQSSLATAADVHLDVSVPAEACPLALAPTSSTTASLAMGDALAVALLDARGFTADDFARSHPAGSLGRRLLLHITDVMHSGEDLPKVPADASLSEALVEMSRKRLGMTAVVDADGVLIGLFTDGDLRRALDSELDVRTARIADVMTRNPRTIGADQLAVEAARQMETQKINGLIVVDGQGRAVGALNIHDLLRARVV; translated from the coding sequence ATGGCCGAGTCCCTCCTGCCCCCCCGTTCCGTCGATCCGGCCAGCCTGGTCGCCAGTGGCCGCCGTGTCTTCGAGATCGAGCAGCAGGCCCTGGATGCCGTCGCCGACCGCCTCGGCGAGGCCTTCCAGCAGGCCTGCCAGGCGATCCTGGCCAGCCGCGGCCGGGTGGTCGCCACCGGCATGGGCAAGTCCGGCCATATCGCGCGCAAGATCGCCGCCACCCTGGCCTCCACCGGCACTCCGGCGTTCTACGTGCACCCGGGCGAGGCCGGCCACGGCGACCTGGGCATGATCACCGAGGACGACGTGGTGCTGGCCCTGTCCTATTCGGGCGAGTCGGACGAGGTGCTGATGCTGCTGCCGGTGCTCAAGCGCCAGGGCAACGTGCTGATTTCCATGACCGGCCGCGCGCAGTCGAGCCTGGCCACTGCGGCCGACGTGCACCTGGACGTCAGCGTGCCGGCCGAGGCCTGCCCGCTGGCACTGGCCCCCACCTCCAGCACCACCGCCTCGCTGGCGATGGGCGATGCGCTGGCGGTGGCCCTGCTCGACGCCCGCGGCTTCACCGCCGATGATTTCGCCCGCTCGCATCCGGCCGGCAGCCTCGGCCGCCGCCTGCTGCTGCACATCACCGACGTCATGCACAGCGGCGAGGACCTGCCCAAGGTCCCGGCCGACGCCAGCCTCAGCGAAGCGCTGGTGGAAATGAGCCGCAAACGGCTCGGCATGACCGCCGTGGTGGACGCCGATGGCGTGCTGATCGGCCTGTTCACCGACGGCGACCTGCGCCGTGCGCTGGACAGTGAGCTGGATGTGCGTACCGCCAGGATCGCCGATGTGATGACCCGCAACCCACGCACCATCGGTGCCGACCAGCTGGCCGTGGAAGCCGCCCGGCAGATGGAAACCCAGAAAATCAACGGCCTGATCGTGGTCGATGGCCAGGGCCGGGCGGTCGGCGCCCTGAACATTCATGACCTGTTGCGGGCCCGGGTGGTTTAA
- a CDS encoding RNA polymerase factor sigma-54 — translation MKTRLQTSLGQHLVLTPQLQQAIKLLQMSTTELELEIAQAVESNPLLDWADGSDGSDGNEGSDGSDSEAPAERSDSGDDWAPAELDWSAAGSGGSFDDDDDTGSAAERVAEIETLADHLLWQLHLSHLSARDRSIGAALIDALDDDGYLREPLATIAETLLPAIHADEDEILAVLHRIQRFDPVGAAARTLGECLQLQLEVLDEDTPGLALARQIAAGPLERLPRSGVSGLAHELKQPLAEVETAVALLRSLDPRPGTQIAPLSQDTYVVPDVVVWRQNGVWRAALAGHAGPKVVIHRGYEQLIRRCGDADAGYLRAQLQEARWLLKGLQQRGETLLRVVRSLILQQAGFLEFGEQALRPLTLREIAAELGLHESTVSRAIARKHVRTPRGTLPLRAFFASGIDTDGGGEASSTAIQAMIRRLIDDENPRKPLSDAKLADLLKSSGIPVARRTVAKYREAMNISASHERVRIA, via the coding sequence ATGAAGACTCGGCTGCAGACATCGTTGGGACAGCACCTGGTGCTCACGCCCCAGTTGCAGCAGGCGATCAAGCTGCTGCAGATGTCCACCACCGAGCTGGAGCTGGAGATCGCCCAGGCGGTGGAAAGCAATCCGCTGCTGGACTGGGCCGACGGCAGCGACGGCAGCGACGGCAACGAGGGCAGCGACGGCAGCGACAGCGAGGCCCCGGCCGAACGCAGCGACAGCGGCGACGACTGGGCGCCGGCCGAGCTGGACTGGAGTGCCGCCGGCAGCGGCGGCAGCTTCGATGACGATGACGACACCGGCAGCGCCGCCGAGCGCGTGGCCGAAATCGAAACCCTGGCCGACCATCTGCTGTGGCAGCTGCACCTGTCGCATCTGTCGGCGCGTGACCGCAGCATCGGCGCGGCGCTGATCGATGCACTGGACGACGACGGCTACCTGCGCGAGCCGCTGGCAACCATCGCCGAAACCCTGCTGCCGGCGATCCATGCCGACGAGGATGAGATCCTGGCGGTACTGCACCGCATCCAGCGTTTCGATCCGGTGGGCGCGGCCGCGCGTACGCTGGGCGAATGCCTGCAGCTACAGCTGGAGGTGCTGGACGAGGACACGCCCGGCCTGGCGCTGGCGCGGCAGATTGCCGCAGGCCCGCTGGAACGACTGCCGCGTAGTGGCGTGTCCGGGCTTGCCCACGAACTCAAGCAGCCGCTGGCCGAGGTCGAGACCGCCGTGGCCCTGTTGCGCTCGCTGGACCCACGCCCGGGCACGCAGATCGCGCCGCTGTCGCAGGACACCTACGTGGTGCCGGACGTCGTGGTGTGGCGGCAGAACGGTGTCTGGCGCGCGGCATTGGCCGGGCATGCCGGGCCGAAGGTGGTGATCCACCGTGGCTATGAACAGTTGATCCGCCGCTGTGGCGACGCCGATGCAGGCTATCTGCGCGCCCAGCTGCAGGAAGCGCGCTGGCTGCTCAAGGGCCTGCAGCAGCGTGGCGAGACCCTGCTGCGGGTAGTGCGCAGCCTGATCCTGCAACAGGCCGGATTCCTCGAGTTCGGCGAACAGGCGCTGCGCCCGCTGACCCTGCGCGAGATCGCCGCCGAACTGGGCCTGCACGAATCGACGGTGTCGCGCGCGATCGCCCGCAAGCATGTGCGCACCCCGCGCGGCACCCTGCCGCTGCGTGCCTTCTTCGCCTCCGGCATCGATACCGACGGCGGCGGCGAGGCCTCCAGCACCGCCATCCAGGCGATGATCCGGCGCCTGATCGACGATGAGAACCCGCGCAAGCCGCTTTCTGACGCCAAGCTGGCTGACCTGCTCAAATCGTCGGGAATTCCAGTAGCGCGGCGCACCGTGGCGAAGTATCGTGAAGCCATGAACATCTCCGCCTCGCACGAAAGGGTCAGAATCGCTTGA
- the murA gene encoding UDP-N-acetylglucosamine 1-carboxyvinyltransferase has protein sequence MAKIVVTGGAALHGEVSISGAKNAVLPILCATLLADAPVEITNVPHLHDVVTTVKLLGELGAKVTIDQGTLSRGSAIVVDPRSVNQHVAPYELVKTMRASILVLGPLLARFGAAEVSLPGGCAIGSRPVDQHIKGLQALGADIVVENGFIKATAKRLKGGHFTFDMVSVTGTENVLMGAVLAEGTTILDNCAMEPEVTDLAHCLIALGAKIEGLGTARLVIEGVERLSGGRHEVLPDRIETGTFLVAAAMTGGKVTVNRARPNTMDAVLSKLVEAGAKIDTTEDTITLDMQGKRPKAVNLTTAPYPAFPTDMQAQFMALNCVADGVGVINETIFENRFMHVNELLRLGADIQVEGHTAIVRGSEHLSGAPVMATDLRASASLILAGLMASGDTTIDRIYHLDRGYENIEEKLSSLGATIRRVP, from the coding sequence ATGGCCAAGATCGTTGTGACCGGCGGCGCTGCGCTGCACGGTGAAGTGAGCATCTCCGGCGCCAAGAACGCCGTCCTCCCCATTCTCTGCGCGACCCTGCTGGCCGATGCGCCGGTGGAGATCACCAACGTGCCGCACCTGCACGATGTGGTCACCACGGTGAAGCTGCTGGGCGAACTGGGCGCCAAGGTCACCATCGACCAGGGCACCCTGTCGCGTGGCAGTGCGATCGTGGTCGATCCGCGCTCGGTGAACCAGCACGTCGCGCCGTATGAGCTGGTCAAGACCATGCGCGCCTCGATCCTGGTGCTGGGCCCGCTGCTGGCCCGCTTCGGCGCCGCCGAAGTGTCGCTGCCGGGTGGCTGCGCGATCGGTTCGCGCCCGGTGGACCAGCACATCAAGGGCCTGCAGGCGCTGGGTGCGGACATCGTGGTCGAGAACGGCTTCATCAAGGCCACCGCCAAGCGTCTGAAGGGCGGCCATTTCACCTTCGACATGGTCAGCGTTACCGGTACCGAGAACGTGCTGATGGGCGCGGTGCTGGCTGAAGGCACCACCATCCTCGACAACTGCGCGATGGAACCGGAAGTGACCGATCTGGCGCATTGCCTGATCGCCCTTGGCGCGAAGATCGAAGGCCTGGGCACTGCGCGCCTGGTCATCGAAGGCGTCGAGCGCCTGTCCGGTGGCCGCCACGAAGTGCTGCCCGACCGCATCGAGACCGGCACCTTCCTGGTGGCCGCGGCGATGACCGGCGGCAAGGTCACGGTCAACCGTGCGCGCCCGAACACCATGGACGCGGTGCTGTCCAAGCTGGTCGAGGCCGGTGCGAAGATCGACACCACCGAAGACACCATCACCCTGGACATGCAGGGCAAGCGGCCCAAGGCGGTGAACCTGACCACCGCGCCGTACCCGGCGTTCCCCACCGACATGCAGGCGCAGTTCATGGCGCTCAACTGCGTGGCCGACGGTGTCGGCGTGATCAACGAAACGATCTTCGAGAACCGTTTCATGCACGTCAACGAACTGCTGCGCCTCGGCGCGGACATCCAGGTCGAAGGTCATACCGCCATCGTGCGGGGCAGCGAACACCTGAGTGGTGCGCCGGTGATGGCCACCGATCTGCGTGCGTCGGCGTCGCTGATCCTGGCCGGCCTGATGGCCAGCGGCGATACCACCATCGACCGCATCTACCACCTTGACCGTGGCTACGAGAACATCGAAGAGAAGCTGTCTTCGCTCGGTGCCACCATCCGGCGCGTGCCATGA
- a CDS encoding DUF3108 domain-containing protein, with protein MSTLTRPLTWIAAAALSMASLPAMALQPFKADYLASYMGMQANGSMTLSSEGANKWRYTLQVKNQLADLSQSTVFEEVRGQLRPLSSQDRSALLVKKRNVQANYNWTSNQATWTGDIKPDRAGPIALKSGDMDALLINLAIARDLAAGKPLTYRMVDEGRIKNMTYRVIGKEAITVGGKSYDATKVSRADGNKELIAWIVPEFPVPARMLQRESGRDALDLTIKAMN; from the coding sequence ATGAGCACCCTGACCCGCCCCCTCACCTGGATCGCGGCCGCCGCGCTGTCGATGGCCAGCCTGCCGGCCATGGCCCTGCAGCCGTTCAAGGCCGATTACCTGGCCAGCTACATGGGCATGCAGGCCAACGGCAGCATGACCCTGAGCAGCGAAGGCGCCAACAAGTGGCGCTACACCCTGCAGGTGAAGAACCAGCTGGCCGACCTCAGCCAGAGCACCGTGTTCGAGGAAGTGCGCGGCCAGCTGCGCCCGCTCAGCAGCCAGGACCGTTCGGCCCTGCTGGTGAAGAAGCGCAACGTGCAGGCCAACTACAACTGGACCAGCAACCAGGCCACCTGGACCGGCGACATCAAGCCGGACCGCGCCGGCCCGATCGCGCTGAAGAGCGGTGACATGGATGCGCTGCTGATCAACCTGGCGATCGCCCGCGACCTGGCCGCCGGCAAGCCGCTGACCTACCGCATGGTCGACGAAGGACGGATCAAGAACATGACCTACCGTGTGATCGGCAAGGAAGCGATCACCGTGGGCGGCAAGAGCTACGACGCCACCAAGGTCTCGCGTGCCGACGGCAACAAGGAGCTGATTGCCTGGATCGTGCCGGAGTTCCCGGTGCCGGCGCGCATGCTGCAGCGTGAGAGTGGCCGTGATGCGCTGGACCTGACCATCAAGGCGATGAACTGA
- the lptC gene encoding LPS export ABC transporter periplasmic protein LptC → MNLPTLNWRTVLGIGLLLAALLSSWAALRNRDKGPANDSQELGVDYVLHDFQIVALDDQGKESTTLRAPLLERQRGDQTISIATPLFEMPDKDGKHWTLRAETGWLSAKGDEMKLRGNVAGDSPAGPGVVPTTFRTDHLDVFPKDSRARTDALVTMTRPGMEQSGVGFEVDSKNNTYHFLSQSKGRYTPRR, encoded by the coding sequence ATGAACCTGCCGACACTGAACTGGCGCACCGTGCTGGGCATCGGCCTGCTGCTGGCGGCGCTGCTCAGCAGCTGGGCCGCCCTGCGCAACCGCGACAAGGGCCCGGCCAACGACAGCCAGGAACTGGGCGTGGACTACGTGCTGCACGATTTCCAGATCGTGGCACTGGATGACCAGGGCAAGGAATCGACCACCCTGCGGGCGCCGCTGCTGGAGCGCCAGCGCGGTGACCAGACCATCTCCATCGCAACCCCGTTGTTCGAGATGCCCGACAAGGATGGCAAGCACTGGACCCTGCGTGCCGAAACCGGTTGGCTCAGCGCCAAGGGCGATGAAATGAAGCTGCGCGGCAACGTCGCCGGCGACAGCCCGGCCGGCCCGGGCGTGGTGCCCACCACCTTCCGCACCGACCACCTGGACGTGTTCCCCAAGGACAGCCGCGCCCGCACCGATGCCCTGGTCACCATGACCCGTCCGGGCATGGAACAGTCCGGTGTGGGTTTCGAGGTGGATTCGAAGAACAACACGTATCATTTCCTCAGCCAGTCCAAGGGCCGTTACACGCCCCGACGCTGA